A single window of Gopherus evgoodei ecotype Sinaloan lineage unplaced genomic scaffold, rGopEvg1_v1.p scaffold_87_arrow_ctg1, whole genome shotgun sequence DNA harbors:
- the ATP2A1 gene encoding sarcoplasmic/endoplasmic reticulum calcium ATPase 1, producing the protein MENSHAKTVEECLAYFGVSENSGLTPEQVKKNLDKYGPNELPAEEGKSIWELVLEQFEDLLVRILLLAACISFVLAWFEEGEETVTAFVEPFVILLILIANAIVGVWQERNAENAIEALKEYEPEMGKVYRADRKSVQRIKARDMVPGDIAEVAVGDKVPADIRIISIKSTTLRVDQSILTGESVSVIKHTDPVPDPRAVNQDKKNMLFSGTNVAAGKAVGIVIATGVGTEIGKIRDEMAATEQEKTPLQQKLDEFGEQLSKVISLICVAVWLINIGHFNDPVHGGSWIRGAIYYFKIAVALAVAAIPEGLPAVITTCLALGTRRMAKKNAIVRSLPSVETLGCTSVICSDKTGTLTTNQMSVCKMFVIEKVEGDVCSLNEFSITGSTYAPEGEVLKNDKHVKAGQYDGLVELATICALCNDSSLDYNEAKGAYEKVGEATETALTCLVEKMNVFNTDVRTLSKVERANACNSVIKQLMKKEFTLEFSRDRKSMSVYCSPAKASRAAVSNKMFIKGAPEGVIDRCNYVRVGTTRVPLTSLVKDKILTVIKEWGTGRDTLRCLALATRDTPPRREDMVLEDSTKFVEYEVDLTFVGCVGMLDPPRKEVMGSIQLCRDAGIRVIMITGDNKGTAIAICRRIGIFTEDEEVMGRAYTGREFDDLPPAEQREACKRACCFARVEPAHKSKIVEFLQSFDEITAMTGDGVNDAPALKKAEIGIAMGSGTAVAKTASEMVLADDNFSTIVSAVEEGRAIYNNMKQFIRYLISSNVGEVVCIFLTAALGLPEALIPVQLLWVNLVTDGLPATALGFNPPDLDIMDKPPRSPKEPLISGWLFFRYMAIGGYVGAATVGAAAWWFLYAEDGPGVSYHQLSHFMQCTEENVDFEGLDCEVFESPVPMTMALSVLVTIEMCNALNSLSENQSLVRMPPWVNIWLLSSICLSMSLHFVILYIDPLPMIFKLTPLELTHWLMVLKISFPVILLDEVLKFIARDYLEA; encoded by the exons AGCTCCCGGCAGAGGAAG gcaAGTCCATCTGGGAACTGGTGCTGGAGCAGTTTGAGGACCTGCTGGTGCGAATCCTGCTGCTGGCAGCCTGCATCTCCTTT GTGCTGGCCTGGTTTGAGGAAGGTGAGGAGACAGTCACTGCATTTGTGGAGCCATTCGTCATTTTGCTGATCCTCATCGCCAATGCCATTGTAGGAGTCTGGCAG GAGAGGAACGCTGAAAACGCCATTGAGGCCCTGAAGGAGTATGAACCCGAGATGGGCAAGGTGTACCGTGCAGATAGGAAATCTGTGCAGAGAATCAAGGCCCGGGACATGGTCCCCGGCGACATTGCCGAGGTGGCTG TGGGTGACAAGGTGCCAGCTGACATCCGGATCATCTCCATCAAATCCACCACCCTGCGTGTGGACCAGTCCATTCTGACAG GTGAGTCTGTCTCTGTTATCAAGCACACGGACCCTGTCCCGGACCCTCGCGCTGTCAACCAGGACAAGAAGAACATGCTCTTCTCG GGCACCAATGTGGCAGCTGGCAAGGCTGTGGGCATCGTCATTGCCACAGGAGTGGGCACCGAGATCGGGAAGATCCGGGATGAAATGGCAGCCACAGAGCAAGAGAAGACACCGCTGCAGCAGAAGCTGGATGAGTTCGGGGAGCAGCTCTCCAAGGTCATCTCACTCATCTGCGTGGCTGTCTGGCTCATCAATATTGGCCACTTCAACGACCCCGTCCACGGTGGCTCCTGGATCCGTGGTGCCATCTACTACTTCAAGATTGCCGTGGCCCTGGCTGTGGCCGCCATTCCTGAAG gtcTCCCTGCCGTCATCACCACCTGCCTGGCCCTGGGCACCCGCCGCATGGCCAAGAAGAACGCCATTGTCCGGAGCCTGCCGTCTGTGGAGACGCTGGGCTGCACCTCAGTCATCTGCTCTGACAAGACCGGCACCCTCACCACCAACCAGATGTCCGTGTGCAAG ATGTTTGTCATTGAGAAGGTGGAGGGAGATGTCTGTTCCCTGAATGAGTTCAGCATCACCGGCTCCACCTATGCCCCTGAGGGAGAAGT GCTGAAGAATGACAAGCATGTGAAGGCTGGGCAGTACGATGGGCTGGTTGAACTGGCCACTATCTGTGCCCTCTGCAATGATTCCTCCCTGGATTACAATGAG GCCAAGGGTGCCTATGAGAAGGTGGGGGAAGCCACCGAGACGGCGCTGACCTGCCTGGTGGAGAAGATGAATGTTTTCAACACAGATGTGCGGACCCTGTCCAAGGTGGAGCGTGCCAATGCCTGCAACTCT GTGATTAAGCAGCTGATGAAGAAGGAGTTCACCCTGGAGTTCTCCCGTGACAGGAAGTCCATGTCCGTATACTGCTCCCCTGCCAAGGCCTCCCGCGCAGCTGTCAGCAACAAGATGTTCATCAAG GGTGCCCCTGAGGGGGTTATCGACCGTTGTAACTATGTCCGAGTGGGCACCACCCGTGTCCCCCTCACATCCCTGGTGAAGGACAAGATCTTGACCGTCATCAAGGAGTGGGGGACGGGGCGGGACACACTGCGCTGCCTGGCCCTGGCCACgcgtgacaccccccccaggagAGAGGACATGGTGCTGGAGGACTCCACCAAGTTTGTTGAGTATGAG gtggacCTGACCTTTGTGGGCTGCGTGGGGATGCTGGATCCACCCCGGAAGGAGGTGATGGGCTCCATCCAGCTGTGCCGTGATGCCGGCATCCGTGTCATCATGATCACGGGAGACAACAAGGGCACAGCCATTGCCATCTGCCGCCGCATCGGGATCTTCACTGAGGATGAGGAGGTGATGGGCAGGGCCTACACAGGCCGGGAGTTTGATGACCTGCCCCCCGCCGAGCAGCGTGAGGCCTGTAAGCGGGCCTGCTGCTTCGCCCGTGTCGAGCCCGCCCACAAGTCCAAGATCGTGGAGTTCCTGCAGTCCTTTGATGAAATCACAGCCATG ACAGGCGATGGGGTGAATGATGCCCCTGCACTGAAGAAGGCTGAAATTGGCATCGCCATGGGCTCTGGCACGGCCGTGGCCAAGACGGCCTCCGAGATGGTCCTGGCTGACGACAACTTCTCCACCATTGTGTCCGCCGTGGAGGAGGGCAGGGCCATCTACAACAACATGAAGCAGTTCATCCGCTACCTCATTTCCTCCAATGTGGGCGAGGTCGTCTG TATCTTTCTCACAGCTGCCCTGGGCCTTCCAGAAGCCTTGATCCCCGTGCAGCTGCTGTGGGTGAACCTGGTGACTGATGGGCTCCCGGCCACTGCCCTGGGCTTCAACCCCCCAGACCTGGACATCATGGACAAACCGCCCCGCAGCCCCAAGGAGCCCCTCATCAGTGGCTGGCTCTTCTTCCGCTACATGGCCATTGGCG GCTACGTTGGAGCTGCTACAGTGGGTGCTGCTGCCTGGTGGTTCCTCTATGCAGAGGATGGTCCTGGCGTCTCCTATCACCAGCTG tCCCATttcatgcagtgcacagaggAAAACGTGGACTTCGAGGGGCTGGATTGTGAAGTGTTTGAGTCGCCTGTGCCTATGACCATGGCCCTGTCTGTGCTGGTCACCATAGAGATGTGCAACGCCCTCAACAG CCTGTCTGAGAACCAGTCCCTGGTGCGCATGCCACCCTGGGTGAACATCTGGCTGCTGAGCTCCATCTGCCTGTCCATGTCCCTGCACTTCGTCATCCTCTACATCGATCCCCTGCCC ATGATCTTCAAACTGACACCGCTGGAGCTGACCCACTGGCTCATGGTGCTGAAGATCTCATTCCCCGTCATCCTCCTGGATGAGGTGCTGAAATTTATTGCCCGGGACTACCTGGAAG CATAA